In Drosophila pseudoobscura strain MV-25-SWS-2005 chromosome 4, UCI_Dpse_MV25, whole genome shotgun sequence, the following proteins share a genomic window:
- the Ttc30 gene encoding tetratricopeptide repeat protein 30 homolog, which yields MLHQGIILREGHVTRTIYNLIKDKRYEDVIECITNIGEAANTRAGLSTLGHCYYHAQKYEEAATCYEQLCQLAPKEAKYRFYYAQSLYQAGIFAEALRVLKQISDQEEELREHCLQLQSAILYSSEDYAGAQSLLNQRAGGTADTLNDEGCLLYQADQHESAVQRFQAALQVGGFNPLVAYNVALAHFQRKQRAQALDYTSEIVERGVRNHPELGIGAQVDTDGSARSVGNPITMAMSGITQALNLKAALEYQDGNEEGAREALLDLPPRAESELDPVTLHNMALTDVQGPVAGLRKLAFLLQLGAPSCPKETFANILLICCRHELYETAADILAEHTDLTYKYLSQYLYELLDALITAQTSVELAEKKLGTLASSLAGKLRSLAAKVQEVRATNEQHALRDALKDYEQALELYLPVVMARAWISWRDDDFVGAEREFHSSAEFCSENAVWRLNAGHVLFMQGDKYNEAAAFYEPIVRQHSDDIMSVSAAVLANLCVSYIMTFQNEEAEELMRKVEKAEELKGNLGKQYHHLCIVNLVVGTLYCAKSNYEFGLTRIAHALEGGAGGRLYADTWLHVKRCILGLLTGMAKQNIILPYTAVQEVLGFLRSCEAYGLFTPANIFTATEQVPEEPLTIGLEARKLRLLLLKLSEYENC from the exons ATGCTGCATCAGGGAATCATCTTGCGCGAGGGACATGTCACCCGAACCATATACAATCTG ATCAAGGACAAACGCTATGAGGATGTGATTGAGTGCATAACGAACATTGGCGAGGCAGCCAATACAAGAGCGGGCCTGTCCACCTTGGGACATTGCTACTACCACGCCCAGAAGTACGAGGAGGCGGCCACCTGCTACGAGCAGCTCTGCCAACTGGCGCCCAAGGAAGCCAAGTACAG ATTCTACTACGCCCAGTCGCTCTACCAGGCTGGCATCTTTGCGGAGGCATTGAGAGTCCTAAAACAGATCAGTGACCAGGAAGAGGAGCTGCGGGAGCActgcctgcagctgcagaGTGCCATTCTGTACTCGAGCGAGGACTATGCCGGGGCCCAGAGTTTGCTGAATCAGCGGGCGGGTGGCACGGCGGATACCCTCAATGATGAAGGATGCCTGCTCTATCAGGCCGATCAGCATGAGTCGGCGGTTCAGCGGTTCCAGGCCGCCCTGCAGGTGGGCGGCTTTAATCCTCTGGTGGCCTACAATGTGGCCTTGGCCCACTTTCAGCGGAAGCAGCGGGCCCAGGCCCTCGACTACACCTCGGAGATTGTGGAGCGGGGAGTGCGAAATCACCCGGAACTGGGTATTGGCGCCCAGGTGGACACCGATGGCAGTGCTCGGAGTGTGGGCAATCCCATAACGATGGCCATGTCCGGCATAACGCAGGCTCTCAATCTGAAGGCTGCGCTGGAGTATCAGGACGGAAATGAGGAGGGTGCTCGGGAAGCTCTGTTGGATCTGCCGCCGCGGGCCGAGAGCGAACTGGATCCGGTAACGCTCCACAATATGGCCCTCACCGATGTCCAGGGTCCTGTGGCGGGTCTCCGCAAGCTGGCCTTCCTCCTCCAGCTGGGAGCTCCCTCCTGTCCCAAGGAGACCTTCGCCAATATCCTGCTCATTTGCTGCCGCCACGAGCTGTACGAGACGGCCGCCGATATCCTGGCAGAGCACACCGATCTCACCTACAAGTATCTCTCGCAGTATCTGTACGAGCTGCTGGATGCCCTGATCACCGCCCAGACCAGCGTCGAGCTGGCCGAGAAGAAGCTGGGAACCCTGGCCTCCAGTCTGGCTGGAAAGCTGCGCAGCCTGGCCGCCAAGGTGCAGGAGGTGCGGGCCACCAATGAGCAGCATGCCCTGAGGGATGCCCTCAAGGACTATGAACAGGCACTGGAACT ATATCTGCCGGTGGTTATGGCACGTGCCTGGATCTCCTGGCGCGACGACGATTTCGTTGGAGCGGAACGTGAGTTCCACTCGAGTGCCGAGTTCTGCTCAGAGAATGCTGTGTGGCGCCTCAATGCCGGCCATGTGCTCTTCATGCAGGGCGACAAGTACAACGAGGCGGCGGCCTTCTACGAACCGATTGTGCGACAGCACTCCGATGAT ATCATGTCCGTTTCAGCTGCTGTGCTGGCCAACCTCTGTGTATCGTACATCATGACCTTTCAGAACGAGGAGGCCGAGGAGCTGATGCGGAAAGTGGAGAAGGCCGAGGAGCTCAAGGGTAACCTGGGCAAGCAGTACCACCATCTGTGCATTGTCAATCTGGTTGTGGGCACCCTCTACTGCGCCAAATCCAACTACGAGTTCGGCCTGACACGGATTGCCCACGCCCTGGAGGGTGGTGCCGGTGGCAGGCTCTATGCGGATACCTGGCTCCACGTGAAACGCTGCATCCTCGGGCTGCTCACGGGCATGGCCAAGCAGAACATCATCCTGCCCTACACCGCTGTGCAGGAAGTCCTCGGCTTCCTCAGATCCTGTGAGGCTTATGGCTTGTTTACGCCGGCTAATATTTTCACTGCCACGGAACAGGTGCCCGAGGAGCCGCTGACCATTGGATTGGAGGCCCGGAAATTGAGATTGTTGCTGCTCAAACTCAGCGAGtatgaaaattgttga